From a region of the Mercurialis annua linkage group LG1-X, ddMerAnnu1.2, whole genome shotgun sequence genome:
- the LOC126665189 gene encoding late embryogenesis abundant protein 14-like: MAAFSITKNIIFNLSKTFPNSPSLFPGSTHNVSRVCFTSASKHNRDRNAENDNDLSDVARETTKEGAERARARAEQAMEKSEDMKEKAKERAGDMKEKAKGYAHETKESAKETAKETKEKAEDYAYHAKEKAKEGKERVADTAHDVKEKTKEKAEEGKERVADTAHDVKEKAKDYAGAASEKARDGAIKVVETVGSVGDKAKETMKGAWDAAKNTTHKIKETVVGKDDTSSGTSSSESDEDDYGKRGKAMDEDVVDLRRKAGGGENLDFNKKD, translated from the exons ATGGCAGCATTTTCAATAACCAAGAACATCATCTTCAACCTCTCAAAAACCTTCCCAAATTCCCCTTCTCTGTTTCCCGGGTCTACCCATAATGTCTCTCGGGTCTGCTTCACCTCCGCCTCTAAGCACAACCGG GACAGAAATGCAGAGAATGATAATGATTTATCGGATGTGGCGAGAGAAACGACCAAGGAAGGCGCTGAAAGAGCGAGAGCACGAGCAGAGCAGGCTATGGAAAAATCGGAGGATATGAAAGAAAAGGCTAAAGAACGAGCGGGTGATATGAAAGAAAAGGCGAAAGGATACGCCCACGAAACTAAAGAGAGTGCGAAAGAGACGGCGAAAGAGACTAAAGAGAAAGCGGAAGATTATGCGTATCATGCGAAAGAGAAGGCTAAAGAAGGGAAAGAGAGGGTTGCTGATACTGCACATGATGTGAAGGAAAAGACGAAAGAGAAGGCTGAAGAGGGGAAAGAGAGAGTTGCAGATACTGCACATGATGTGAAGGAAAAGGCGAAAGATTACGCTGGTGCAGCTTCTGAAAAGGCGAGAGATGGGGCGATTAAGGTGGTGGAAACGGTGGGGAGCGTAGGAGATAAAGCGAAGGAGACGATGAAAGGTGCTTGGGATGCTGCGAAGAATACTACTCATAAGATTAAGGAGACAGTGGTCGGAAAAGATGATACCAGTAGCGGCACCAGCAGCAGTGAGAGCGACGAGGATGATTATGGTAAACGAGGGAAAGCGATGGATGAAGATGTGGTGGATTTGAGACGGAAAGCCGG